The Maridesulfovibrio zosterae DSM 11974 genome contains a region encoding:
- a CDS encoding HD-GYP domain-containing protein, with translation MLEKIKTENLSVGMYVVCSATGFPNLPTNISNNYISSKENISAILKLSIKEVLIDSSKSSCQPQFPKTSYSEEILFARKAYNDALICIHDIYDIIKNKGQIQIEKYGEKIDPLLDSIERNNSVTASLTVLARTDRYLFTHSLNTAILSAILGRHMGLCREEIKELSISAILMNAGQVWMNEDLFKKNGKLSINEFAKIKKHPQSGFEYLTDQKEIPENILKAVIQHHEKYDGSGYPHGLSGNNISKYARILSICDSYDAMTSDRPYREALTPNMAIKHLYTMTDTSFHPRYLENFIKCIGIYPVGCFVKLSDKRYGVVVSNTPKAPLLPQVKVVFNSRFRAIHPEFVDLASHSSKNSGKSLEIIECIHPKTFKLELSRFLR, from the coding sequence ATGTTAGAAAAAATTAAAACAGAAAATCTTAGTGTAGGCATGTATGTTGTTTGTTCTGCAACAGGTTTTCCAAATCTGCCTACAAATATTTCCAACAACTATATATCATCCAAAGAAAATATCTCGGCTATTCTAAAACTGAGCATAAAAGAAGTTCTCATAGACTCATCAAAAAGTTCTTGCCAGCCTCAATTCCCAAAAACTTCTTATTCTGAAGAAATTCTATTTGCCCGCAAAGCATATAATGATGCTTTGATTTGTATTCACGATATTTACGACATAATTAAGAACAAAGGACAGATTCAAATAGAAAAGTATGGAGAGAAAATAGATCCCCTGCTCGACTCAATCGAAAGAAATAATAGCGTAACAGCCAGTCTTACAGTTTTGGCACGGACAGACCGCTATCTATTCACCCACAGTCTAAACACAGCTATTTTAAGCGCAATTCTTGGTCGCCATATGGGCTTATGCCGTGAAGAAATAAAAGAACTTTCGATATCTGCCATTCTTATGAATGCTGGACAAGTATGGATGAATGAAGATTTATTCAAAAAAAACGGCAAGCTTTCTATTAATGAATTTGCCAAGATAAAAAAACATCCTCAAAGTGGATTCGAATATCTGACAGACCAAAAAGAAATTCCGGAAAATATCCTAAAAGCAGTAATACAGCATCATGAGAAATATGACGGTTCAGGATATCCTCATGGACTCTCTGGAAATAATATTTCTAAATATGCCCGGATTCTTTCTATTTGCGATTCATATGATGCCATGACATCTGACCGCCCTTATAGAGAAGCACTGACACCCAATATGGCTATCAAACACCTCTACACAATGACAGATACATCTTTTCATCCGCGTTATCTGGAAAATTTTATTAAATGCATTGGAATATATCCGGTAGGATGCTTTGTTAAGCTTTCAGATAAACGCTATGGAGTCGTTGTCAGTAACACCCCAAAAGCACCTCTCCTGCCACAAGTCAAAGTTGTTTTTAATAGCAGATTCAGGGCAATTCATCCTGAATTTGTGGATTTGGCCAGTCATTCCAGCAAGAATAGCGGAAAAAGTTTAGAAATAATTGAATGCATCCATCCTAAAACATTTAAGCTGGAACTGAGTAGATTCCTAAGATAG
- a CDS encoding MerR family transcriptional regulator — translation MSSQYLSLREIGRRLGIPPSTVVYYKDKYSKFLPAVGDGGRRQKYSAEVLEIFRRIREMYGLNWSTEQIENELTLKFSMLIDNIKNDQQLINDAGLETNSDMQTVICGLSSVLGKVSDLLSNQSLFQAEIRDLREEVSSLRSEKRKLAADTNERILDMAMEIGKLKRDRTELYNMLRNSGNSSGPDESSFPSAAYLERPLVIMNSEGEFLGVAGKSRNHFSLEDFVKLLENSVHYHRSVDLLWQKQDGQWILVITASEEGDDTQKKIVLVTEENITPSKNTVVRIVSMDINAKAVPDTLLFSLFKQIRESFDR, via the coding sequence ATGTCTAGTCAATATCTAAGTTTAAGAGAAATTGGTCGTAGGTTGGGGATACCTCCTTCGACTGTTGTATATTATAAAGATAAGTATTCTAAGTTTTTACCAGCTGTCGGTGATGGCGGTCGTAGGCAGAAGTATTCTGCAGAGGTTCTTGAAATTTTTAGGAGGATACGTGAAATGTACGGTTTAAACTGGTCAACTGAACAAATTGAAAATGAATTAACACTAAAATTCAGTATGTTAATTGATAATATTAAAAATGATCAACAATTGATTAATGATGCTGGTCTTGAGACTAATTCGGATATGCAGACCGTCATATGCGGATTATCTTCTGTGCTTGGGAAGGTTTCTGATCTGTTATCTAATCAATCTCTTTTTCAAGCGGAGATTCGCGATTTGCGTGAAGAGGTTTCAAGTCTGCGCAGTGAGAAGCGTAAACTTGCTGCAGATACTAATGAGCGTATTCTTGATATGGCAATGGAAATAGGTAAGCTTAAACGTGATCGGACTGAATTATATAATATGTTGCGAAACAGTGGCAATTCTTCAGGACCAGATGAATCTTCATTTCCTTCTGCAGCATATCTTGAACGGCCGTTGGTGATTATGAATTCTGAAGGAGAGTTTTTGGGGGTTGCTGGGAAAAGTCGTAATCATTTTTCATTGGAGGATTTTGTAAAGCTGCTTGAAAACAGTGTGCACTACCATCGTAGTGTAGATCTTTTGTGGCAGAAACAGGACGGACAGTGGATTCTTGTTATCACAGCCAGCGAAGAGGGTGATGATACACAGAAGAAAATTGTTCTTGTTACAGAGGAAAATATTACACCAAGTAAAAATACAGTTGTTCGTATTGTTAGTATGGATATTAACGCTAAAGCTGTTCCAGATACTCTTTTATTCAGTCTTTTCAAACAGATAAGAGAAAGCTTTGATCGCTAG
- a CDS encoding PqqD family protein, which yields MACKPIKNRDIDESVTEKGLIQLSYPLRLKPLFADVAKRFGMWREGSPPTKKLELDEMGTLVWEMIDGNTSVKKIANKFAETYKVLPREAEVATASFLKDLGKRGLIAFSFKSNRSQKIVK from the coding sequence ATGGCCTGTAAACCTATTAAAAACAGGGACATCGATGAATCAGTCACTGAAAAAGGACTGATCCAATTATCCTATCCATTACGTTTGAAACCTCTATTTGCAGACGTTGCTAAACGTTTCGGCATGTGGAGAGAAGGTTCCCCACCGACCAAAAAACTGGAACTGGATGAAATGGGGACGTTAGTATGGGAAATGATAGATGGGAATACAAGTGTAAAAAAAATAGCTAACAAATTTGCTGAAACCTATAAAGTGCTTCCGCGTGAAGCCGAAGTTGCTACGGCTTCATTTCTTAAAGATCTAGGTAAACGCGGTCTTATTGCTTTTAGTTTTAAAAGCAATAGATCACAAAAAATAGTTAAATAA